The candidate division KSB1 bacterium DNA window CCTTTCCGAGTGGTCTATCGAATCCAAACGGCTGCGGGGGAAGAAAAATGGGTTTGGGAACAAGGCCAGGGTGTGTTTTCTAAAAACGGAGAGTTGATTGCTCTGGAAGGCTTTATTACCAACATAACTGAGCGTTCTAAAGCTGAGGAAGCTTTAAAGGAAAGTGAAGCCAGAATTCGGGCCATTTTAGAAACAGCCGTTGATGGTATTATCACCATAAATGCAACAGGCATTATTGAATCTGTAAATTCAGCAGTTGAAAAACTCTTTGGATATACTGAAAATGAAGTGATTGGGAAGAATGTCGACGTACTTATGCCGTCACCTTATCGGGAAGACCACGATACCTACCTTGCAAATTATTTAAAGACCGGGGAGAAAAAGATTATCGGCATAGGTCGCGAAGTAGTGGCCCAACGCAAAGATGGGATAACTTTCCCAATTCGTTTATCCGTGAGCGAGTTTTTTCTTGGCGATAAAAGAATGTTTACGGGAATCGTTCACGATATAAGCGAAGAAAAGGCGCTGCAGCAACAGATCCTGCATTCGGAACGCTTGGCAATCATTGGCAAGATGGCGGCCAAAGTCGCACATGAAGTTCGAAATCCACTGTCGTCGGTAAGCTTAAACGCCGAACTCCTGGAAGAAGAGATTCAAAGTCAAGACTCAGTGGATATCCATGAGGCTAAGTCGCTTCTCAAATCGATGATTCGGGAGATCGACAGGGTGACTTTACTGACAGATGAATATTTGCAGTTTTCCCGACTTCCGGAATCACAGCCAATCAAAGGAAATCTCAACTCTCTTTTAAAAGAAATGCTGAAACTCTTAGTTGAAGAGTTCAATCAAAAAAACATTAAATTAACGAGTAAAGGCCTGAGCAAGGAATTACAAGTTCGGTTTGATCGAGCGCAACTTAGAAGGGTTTTTCTGAATATTATCAGAAATGCAATTGAGTCGATGCCGGATCAGGGCACCCTGAACATCTGGACCGAGCGAAATATAGAAACTGCGATTATCGGAATCCAGGATTCAGGTCACGGAATTCCTGAGGATAAGGTGAATGAAATTTTCAATCCATTTTTTACAACTAAAGATTTTGGAACGGGACTTGGGTTAGCTATATCGCAGCAAATTATCCATGAACATAAAGGCCAAATTTACTGTGAAAGTAAAATTGGTCAGGGAACGACATTTCGAATAGAACTGCCGCTTAATGAGAACCCATGAGGAATACAGATGCAGCCTAAATCGATATTAGTTGTTGATGATGAAGTAAGCGTTAGAACTTCGTTGGAAAAAGTTTTAAGCAAAGAAGGATATATCACTAAGACGGCTGGCTCGGGAAACGATGCAATAAAGATCCTCTCTAAAGTTACGGTGGATATTGTTTTGTCGGATCTGAAAATGCCTGATGGGGACGGTCTGGAGCTTTTACGTGCAGTTAAAAAGAAGACACCAAACACAGAAGTGATTTTACTTACCGGGTACGGTACAGTAGAGACTGCAGTCGAAGCGATGAAAGAAGGCGCCTATGATTTCATCACCAAGCCTTTCAAAAAAGCAGTGATCTTGAGTACGATTGAACGGGCTATTGAGAGGCAGAATTTAAGGCAAGAAAATACCTACCTCAAAGCGCAACTTGGAAAGGGTAAAGCCTATGATGAAATCATTGGTAAAAGTCAGGCCCTGCAAGATGTGCTGGTAATGGTTGAACGAGTAGCACCCCTAATAACAACAGTTTTGATAACCGGCGCAAGCGGCACCGGCAAAGAATTGATCGCGCAGGCAATTCACAAAAAAAGTCCGTTTGCCGACAAAAGATTCGTTCCAATCAATTGCGGCGCGATTCCCGAGAATCTCATTGAAAGTGAACTGTTCGGACATGTCAGAGGCGCGTTTACCGGGGCGTTGCGCGACAAAAAGGGTTTGTTCAAAGTAGCAGAAGGCGGGACGATTTTCTTGGATGAAATCGTTAGCGTGCCGTTAAATCTGCAAGTTAAACTCTTGCGAGCTATCGACCAGAAAGAGATACTGCCCGTCGGTAGCACTAATCCTGAAGTCATCGATGTGCGCATCGTGGCCGCCACAAACAAGAATTTAGCCACCGAAGTCGAGAAAGGTAACTTTCGAGAAGATCTTTATTACCGCTTGAATGTAGTGGGAATCAACATCCCCCCATTGAGGGAACGAGTCGAGGATATTCCTGAGCTGATTAATCATTTTATAAAAATATATAATTCACAACTTGGCAAGCAAATTACTGTAGTAGATGAAAAAACATTAAAAACATTAATGGACTATCCATGGAAAGGCAATGTCCGCGAATTAGAGAATGCTGTTGAACGGGCGATGATCTTCTGTGATTCCAACATCTTGACCATGCAGCACTTCACGCAACTTTCCTCAGAAATTGCCTCCTTACAAAAATTAAACGGTGATCTAAAGTCCTCTGTTCGAACAATCGAACAAGAAAGCATTTTAAAAGCGCTGCAAGCAGCCGGAAACGATAAAAGCAAAGCCGCAGAGATTTTAGGATTAAGCTTATCTTCACTTTATCGCAAAATGTCTGAACTCCAGATAGAATTGAAAAATTAACCTGGCAACTTTTCTTATGTCTCATTAAAATGTTTGTTGAACCGGTATAATCCCACCAAATCACCTTGAGTTTAACCGCTTACAAAATGAATTCAGTTCAAGTTGATTCGTATCCTCTACCCAAAACTAAACAACTGGCGTTCCAAATAAATTATATTTGGACAGCGTTAAGATTCGCGCTATTTGCCGGATTTGCCATTGGCGCCCATTTAACTTTTGTGATTGGCTATGATTTTAACCTGGGCGATGGCTTTGTAGGTCTGATTCAAACACATGGTCATGTACAATTGGTCGGGTGGGCCGGGCTATTTATTATGGGAATGAGCCTCCATTTTATGCCTCGACTCACAGGGGTGGCTTTTTCCAATCCGAAATTGGTGCGAAAGGTTCTCTGGTTGATGACAGCCGGGCTAATTGTTCGCAGCATCGGTCAATCAGTCACTCCCTACATCATCGAGAGTAAATTCTTTGTTTCTCTCAATCTGTTGGTTGCGGCGTCTGGCATGCTGGAGTTTTTGGGTATAATCTTCTATCTCATTCTTATCCTTGGGTTGTACAGAGAATCGAAAGAAAAAGGCAAAAGACAGACTTTGAAATCGATAGCGCCATTCATGGGGATGATGCTAACGGGATGGTTCTTGTACGGGGGGCTAAATCTAATTTTGTTAATTGACGCCGCTGTCAATGGCTCGGTGGTTCTGGACGATGCCTGGAATGAATTCGCTATAAAGTCATTTATCGGACTCGTTCTTTTGCCGGTATCGTTCGCATTTTCAATCCGCACCTTTCCTCTTTATCTTCGTCTTAATGCACCGAACTGGAATGTTCGTGGTGTTGCCCTTGTTTATTTAGTTTCCTTGTCTTTGGAAATGATCCTGGAGTTGCCAACGCTGCTGAGCCTCTCACCTAATTTGTCTTTATGGCTTTCAAATGCCGGCTCGATCCTTAAGGGGTGTGTTATTATTTGGTTTATTTGGCAACTGGATCTTCTCACCCGGCGCAAAGACCCATGGACAGTGAATCGTGTCCTGCATCCAGCACCAGACCGCAGACCGACGCGTCCGGGGCTTCCGGATTATGGTGAATTTGGCAGCTTTGAACGGCTGATATATGCGGCCTACTTTTGGCTGGCATTAGGTGCAGTTTTTGAAATCGTAACCGGCATTGCCTTTATTACCGAACGCCATTTTGTCCATTTAAACGATGCAATCCGTCATATGTATTTGTTAGGGTTTGTAACTAATCTTATTTTGGGGATGTCTGTTCGCATGATCCCCGGCTTCATACATAAGAAAAAAGTCGCCATCCCAAAGTTAGTAGGCGCAACCTTCTGGTTAGTCAACATCGCGACCCTTGGTCGTATACTGCCATTAATGCTGCCGCCCTCGATGTTAATGGACACGCCTATTTTGATGGAAGTTACAAAAAGCGCCTTCGCATTTTCGGGAATCTTTGGAATTTTTGCAGTCCTTTGTTTATGGATTAATTTAAGAAAAACGAATTCATGAAATCATTGTCTATCCTCTTCTCATTCCTAATATTAAGAATGTCACCTCTATTTTTTCCCACATCTAAGAATAATCTAAACGGCCAACTCGCGAACCAGTTCTAAAGCAAACGCGAATTAACTCATTGATTTATAGCCGCTTGCGGATACGCAATCGGCTTTTTTGTTTCCTTTGAAAAGCTGGCACAATTATTTCTTAAGGAATTCATGAATGAGTTAATTTCAGAAGATTTGGAGACAACTGATGTCAAATCAAACTAAAGATAGAATTCTTATCGTGGAAGATGATTCTGAATTTAGGCGCTCATTAAAAAGAATTTTGCAGAAGGCTGGTTATCATGTTAGCTCAGCTTCAAATGGCAGCCAGGCAAGCGAAATGCTTAACAAGCGAGTGTATCCTCTTATTCTATTGGATCTGCACATGCAGGGCAAATCGGGACTGGAATTGTTGCACGAAGTAAAAGAGAAAACGCCGGAATCAAAAGTTATCATGATTACGGTTGATGGCTCTGCGGACAATTACTCAGAAGCGATGAGTGCTGGCGCATTCGCTGTTCTGCAGAAGCCGCTCAAAATGAAGAAGCTTCTTACATATGCAAGTATGGCCCTAAACAACAATCTTAATTAATTAGTTAACTAACCAGGAGAATAGAAATGAAATCGTTCAAAAATACTTGTTTAATTCTTGTGCTGGTCATCATTCAAGTTTATCTAGTTAAAGCTCAAGATGCTCCCCAGTATAAATACATAATCAGTTCAGAGAGCAAACTGTGGTTTGAAGGTACTTCAACTCTACATGGCTATAAATGTGTAGCGAAGGAAATAACCGGCTCTTTTATTATGAAAGAGATGATTTCAGATTCAACCACAATAAGATTTAGCAATGCAGCAATTGCGGGTATCCTTCAAATACCTGTTTTGAGTATCGATAGCGGCAAAGGGAAGATGGACAAAAAGATGCGCAAATTATTGAAAGCTGACGACCATCCGGAAATTATCTTCGAACTAACAAGTTTAGAATTGACTGCTTCTCCAGAAGCTGGGAAGGATCAGGTACAGCTTAAGACCATGGGAAATGTGAAAGTTGCAGGTGTGGAGAAGACAATTGCTTTAGAGGTAATAGGAAATCTCGAACCGAATGGTACTATTCGATTCACAGGCAGCAAAAAATTGCTAATGACTGATTTCAATATAAAGCCGCCAACCATGTTTTTCGGTAGGCTTAAGACGGGTAATGAAATCACAGTTTATTTTGAAATCGCATTAATTCCAAGTATTCAAATAAGCCTAAATTAGCTTGGAATGCAGGCTTAAAACCAGAGAGAAAATCATGAACTCACATCAAGTCAATCGAATACTGCTAAGAGCGTTAATTGGCGCATTGTCACTCATAAATGGACTTTCGGCGCAGACCATAAGCTTAGGACCTTACGAAACACTGCCAGGAAGCCGGCTTTGGATGGATGGAAAAACAAACATTAACAAGTTCAGTTGCGAGACAGAATTATTAACCGGATATGCCTACTTTGGATCCGAAGATATTTTTTTGCCAGTGAACAATTTCCAAAATGTTGAAACCAACACTTCACTTTATTTCTTTATCCCGATTCGGAGTTTCGATTGCAGAAACGATAGGATGAACAAGGATATGTACAATGCACTTAAAGAAAATCAATACCCAATCATTGAATATGAATTGACGAAATCGGAATTGATTGAAGCGCCCAACTCCGAAGGGGTTTGGTATTCGATAAATACGATCGGAAACTTGACACTTGCAGGAACGACGAAAAGAATTGAAATGGATGTCAAAGTACGGCCTCTTTCCAATAATACTTTTCAGATTACTGGCTTTATCTCTATTTCCATGCGTGATTTTAATATTAAGCCACCGACAGCTTTTTTCGGGTTGATAAAAGCAAAACCTGAATTATCAATATCCTTCGATATTTACGCTGAGGCCAAACAAACAGCAGGAACAATTAATCATTTTAACATTGCAGGGAATCAGTTGGAAAGTTCGAATCAGATTTTAAGTCAAGTTTTGGAATCAAAATGCTTCGATAAACTAAATGAATAAAATAAGTAATAATTATAATTACTTAACAGTTAAACCACAAACCCCAAAGGAGGTATATTATGAAAACTTTAACAAGTGTTTTACTAATGTCTTTTTTCTTTGTTAGTTCGCTATTTGCCCAAACGAGTCAGGACCGGCAATTACAGTATTCCAAACCGGCTGATAAGCATGGGCTGAATATGTTTGAAACTACAAAAGAAGAAACAAGCGAGTTTGTCGGCTTAAAAGTAATACTGGGTGGTTCCTCGACGCTTCAATTTCAGGGCATGAATCACAGCAATTCAGCTCTGTTTGTTGATGACGGGAACGGCTCGAACATTAATGAATTAATAGAACTGGAAAACAATTTTAACCTGGCAACCGCGAACCTTGATTTGGATGTCCAACTCCACAATGGTTTAAGAATGCACTTGCGGACCTACCTTTCCTCAAGGCATCACCCTGAACCGTACGTGAAAAGCGGCTACTTGCAGGTTGACAGGTTGGACTTTGTGAGCCCCGGTTTTCTTGATAACGTAATGAACGTGGTCACGCTCAAAGTAGGGCATATGGAAATCAACTATGGCGATGCGCACTTTAGACGGTCTGATAATTCAGCAAGCCTGCACAACCCATTTGTCGGTAAT harbors:
- a CDS encoding sigma-54-dependent Fis family transcriptional regulator; the encoded protein is MQPKSILVVDDEVSVRTSLEKVLSKEGYITKTAGSGNDAIKILSKVTVDIVLSDLKMPDGDGLELLRAVKKKTPNTEVILLTGYGTVETAVEAMKEGAYDFITKPFKKAVILSTIERAIERQNLRQENTYLKAQLGKGKAYDEIIGKSQALQDVLVMVERVAPLITTVLITGASGTGKELIAQAIHKKSPFADKRFVPINCGAIPENLIESELFGHVRGAFTGALRDKKGLFKVAEGGTIFLDEIVSVPLNLQVKLLRAIDQKEILPVGSTNPEVIDVRIVAATNKNLATEVEKGNFREDLYYRLNVVGINIPPLRERVEDIPELINHFIKIYNSQLGKQITVVDEKTLKTLMDYPWKGNVRELENAVERAMIFCDSNILTMQHFTQLSSEIASLQKLNGDLKSSVRTIEQESILKALQAAGNDKSKAAEILGLSLSSLYRKMSELQIELKN
- a CDS encoding YceI family protein, translated to MNSHQVNRILLRALIGALSLINGLSAQTISLGPYETLPGSRLWMDGKTNINKFSCETELLTGYAYFGSEDIFLPVNNFQNVETNTSLYFFIPIRSFDCRNDRMNKDMYNALKENQYPIIEYELTKSELIEAPNSEGVWYSINTIGNLTLAGTTKRIEMDVKVRPLSNNTFQITGFISISMRDFNIKPPTAFFGLIKAKPELSISFDIYAEAKQTAGTINHFNIAGNQLESSNQILSQVLESKCFDKLNE
- a CDS encoding response regulator → MSNQTKDRILIVEDDSEFRRSLKRILQKAGYHVSSASNGSQASEMLNKRVYPLILLDLHMQGKSGLELLHEVKEKTPESKVIMITVDGSADNYSEAMSAGAFAVLQKPLKMKKLLTYASMALNNNLN
- a CDS encoding YceI family protein, which encodes MKSFKNTCLILVLVIIQVYLVKAQDAPQYKYIISSESKLWFEGTSTLHGYKCVAKEITGSFIMKEMISDSTTIRFSNAAIAGILQIPVLSIDSGKGKMDKKMRKLLKADDHPEIIFELTSLELTASPEAGKDQVQLKTMGNVKVAGVEKTIALEVIGNLEPNGTIRFTGSKKLLMTDFNIKPPTMFFGRLKTGNEITVYFEIALIPSIQISLN
- a CDS encoding PAS domain S-box protein, whose product is MASELKQHSQFSLSMLMSNLPGMVYRCLNDRDWTMEFVSEGCLELTGYKPSDLIGNKRVAYNNLIHPDDQPLVREQVQKALEVREPFRVVYRIQTAAGEEKWVWEQGQGVFSKNGELIALEGFITNITERSKAEEALKESEARIRAILETAVDGIITINATGIIESVNSAVEKLFGYTENEVIGKNVDVLMPSPYREDHDTYLANYLKTGEKKIIGIGREVVAQRKDGITFPIRLSVSEFFLGDKRMFTGIVHDISEEKALQQQILHSERLAIIGKMAAKVAHEVRNPLSSVSLNAELLEEEIQSQDSVDIHEAKSLLKSMIREIDRVTLLTDEYLQFSRLPESQPIKGNLNSLLKEMLKLLVEEFNQKNIKLTSKGLSKELQVRFDRAQLRRVFLNIIRNAIESMPDQGTLNIWTERNIETAIIGIQDSGHGIPEDKVNEIFNPFFTTKDFGTGLGLAISQQIIHEHKGQIYCESKIGQGTTFRIELPLNENP